The Cucurbita pepo subsp. pepo cultivar mu-cu-16 unplaced genomic scaffold, ASM280686v2 Cp4.1_scaffold000560, whole genome shotgun sequence genome includes the window GTTAGGACATATACTCTCGGTGGTAAGGTTAAAGGTTCAAATCCTCTCCTTCACGTGGTTTCCATTTCATCCCTATTGCTAAAACGGAAATAGCAATACTTTGCTCGACGATCTACCACATTACACTATCTCAATCAAAATTTCTCGAAAGAGCATGCTAAGACGGACATCCATTGATGACATTGACAATATCAAGGACCAAATAGAACAGAAGCATAATCGAGAGCTTAAAGACTAGTAACATAACGGGAGTTTAACCGAGATGACGTAAAGATGAACGTAGAGAGACGAGATATGGTGTTGTTACATGACTGGCAAGCATGTAGAGGATGAGATTGTAGGCAGCACCAGCCCAGGCAGTTTTGGCAACAACGCCAGTGGTTTTGATGATGCGTTGGTTGAGAGGGAAGATGAGGAACAGCCTTGGAACGTATTGGAGAAGAACAAGGAGAGCGATTGTGTTGTTGGCATGATCCACCCTTGAATGTCTTGTTGCTGGAATCACCAACCACATCACTATCTGATACAACATTTCAACTTCAATATATTTGGattcaaaatcataataatgATAAGGAACTTTAAACCTTTTATCAACGCTTCAACAGATTTGAAGACAATTAAGTCACATGTAACGTATTTAGAAGCAAAATCGAGATGGATACCTTAAATTTCTGAGGCCCCACCAAAGACAATAAAAGTACTTAGCAATGAAATGGGAGGAGGCAACATCACTGGTGAAAGCATCAGAGAACATTCCAAATTTGAACCTAATGTTTTCATTCCTTGGATCGCATTTGGAAGTAACATGAGTGACATTCAGCCAATATTGTCTGTCAGTGTCATTCAAACTGTTGCAATCCAAGAAGATGGGAAGACATGTTAGAACTTTGGACGCATTTTCCTTTGCACACTCCGATTTCCAGCATGCGAACTGTCTCCCTATGGACAACAAATACCATGTAGATCCCAACACCTGTAATACAAGTACCAATACACACATTTTACTAACATTTTACACTATCTATTTATCATAGACATCATTACCAATCTGATTATAGCTCAACCGGTTAAGACTTATACTCTCGATCATGTAACGacccctctttgggctttccctttcggacttcctctcaagatttttaaaacgcgtctgctaggaagaggtttccacacccttgtaaagggtgtttcgttctccaccctaaccaatgtgggagcTCAGAGCTCAATTGGTTAGGACATATACTCTCGGTGGTAAGGTTAAAGGTTCAAATCCTCTCCTTCACGTGGTTTCCATTTCATCCCTATTGCTAAAACGGAAATAGCAATACTTTGCTCGACGATCTACCACATTACACTATCTCAATCAAAATTTCTCGAAAGAGCATGCTAAGACGGACATCCATTGATGACATTGACAATATCAAGGACCAAATAGAACAGAAGCATAATCGAGAGCTTAAAGACTAGTAACATAACGGGAGTTTAACCGAGATGACGTAAAGATGAACGTAGAGAGACGAGATATGGTGTTGTTACATGACTGGCAAGCATGTAGAGGATGAGATTGTAGGCAGCACCAGCCCAGGCAGTTTTGGCAACAACGCCAGTGGTTTTGATGATGCGTTGGTTGAGAGGGAAGATGAGGAACAGCCTTGGAACGTATTGGAGAAGAACAAGGAGAGCGATTGTGTTGTTGGCATGATCCACCCTTGAATGTCTTGTTGCTGGAATCACCAACCACATCACTATCTGATACAACATTTCAACTTCAATATATTTGGattcaaaatcataataatgATAAGGAACTTTGAATGTTGTTCATGGAATTCAAGGATGGTTAATGATTAGAGAGAAATTGATTGGAGCATACTTGTGGGAGGGGGAGAGTGGCGGCGAGATCAATCACAAAATCAGATTTCAAATAGCGCTTTGCAATGGCTCTGGCATCCATAACCAGCTCTCCCCTTCCAAAAACCCTAGAGCTCGGAGCGACATACGCGGTTCGAAACTTGAGCACCATGTGCAGCAAGAAGAACAGATCCATCACCGTTCTGAAGAACGTGATCACTATTCCCAGATTCACCTCCGATGTCAGGCAGGCAGGTCCCCCGACAGACGACGTGTAGAAATACATCGGATCGATGAATAGCGCAATCAGGCATGTCACTAGAAACAAGCGATTCCATTGCGCGACAATGTCGCTGTCAGGGTCGAGGATTTGGTAACGGAGGAGGATGTAATTAGGGTGTTCGTCCGTGGCGGTCGCCACGCCGGTAGTCTTATCGGTGGACGAGCCGTCAAGGTATCGCCGAAAGGGGCGGAACTTGGACGCCGGCGACTGTATGATTCTATTCATCTTCCATGGCGGATTCCGGGGTTTTTTTGAGTTCCCCGGCGAGAAATGTGtgtgttagagagagagagaaagcgaCAGACAGAGATTGAGGGTTGATGGAGatcggaagaagaagaaagaaatgagaaatttaGGAGGAAATGGGGATGTAATTGGGTTGGTGCAAGCGAAAATCGTGGAGAGGCCAATTGGACGTGTAATAGCCAAGAACATTGATTCTTGGCCATGGCGGTTTTCTCTGAAAATTGGCTAAAATTAGGACGTTTCGATAAAGGGTTAGATTGAATTTACTCAAAATTACAACAATTCTTTGCAATTGAATCAAATCCTTATTATAAACTGTCACATTCCAATGTTTATCGTCTTGTACAATTGCAGGAAGGAGGCTCTCTTTCTTCTACAACTCAAGGGGAGGAAAAGAGCTTCATACCTCCAATTTGCAGGCTTCCATGGCGGACTGAGAAGGTAAAAATCTAGCAATTTATTGTTGAGTAGCTTCAATGGCTTTACCATTATTCTCCAAATCGATCTTCTTCTCCAGAAACTGCCTCTTACAGTCATAGAAATAAACCATAAGAACAATCCACATTAGAATATCCCCCACACACTTGAAACTCACGGACACCACATTCCCCAATGCCCCACAACTCCCCTGATTCCACAAAGCATAGAGACATGGCAGCCCAAGAGCCACCttcaaagcaaagaaaacCAGCATCAAACTTAGCCCTAACTTCCTCCTGCCTCTGCTTAGATATGCTGCCACTCCAATTGCTATGTAGCCATGGTTCTTATCCAAGATTGAGATAACAATTCCCATGTTCCAAATAGCGCTCCACTCTATGAATTTTGTCAACAGAAATACAAAGATTGTCCCAAAGATAAATGAGCTTTTTGGCAtcaaaaacatgtttgttgACAAAGCGATTAAACCCAATAGAGTTAGTGAAGCAAGTATAAGAGCATACAGAGATGTTGCCAATGAGCCTCTCAGTCTTACAGCCACTCGCTTTCTGACTTCAACTAGCATCTGTTTGAAACCCATTTGGGAGTTTCCTCCATATATTGCTGCTGATATAGATACTGTTGAGATTGTGGAGAGAAGGTctaggaagaagatgagtgcTGAAGAGATGAGAGTTGATATCAGAAACTTGTGGGAGAGAGTTGCTTTGAAGTTGTTGTCATCAGAGGAGCGCTGCGAGATGCAGGCTGTGCTGCCATCTAATCGACACCTGATGATGTACCTTGGAGATGGATCAGATGGATTTTCTTCTGAGAGAAGTTTGAGGAGTTGAATGAAGGTTGGGTGAAGGAGAATGTGGTGGGCGAGGAGGGAGGCGAAGAGGGGGAAGGAGGAGATGAGGACGAGGGAGATGAAGTTTGGATGATTAAAGAGGATTTTGAAGGCTTCTCTGAATGAAGCAGAGAAGCCCAGTTTGGATTTCGCCAGAATTTGGTGGTTTTCCATTTTGAATCTTGAATTCTCTCAAGTGTTCATCGTTGAAAGAACATAGCCCCCAATGGTCTTCATCTTGTTGTCATTTCCCAATGTGTTGGTGACTGGTGTGAAGCCTACATGTGCAAGCTCACATGCGAAAGTCAACTGcattgatttcttttgggTCCTCAAAATCTCATTTGATTTACTTTAGGTCCTGAAAATTTGACTGAAATCTGGTTGATTTGTTTCGATTCAATTTCCTAAAATGTTTCTAAACAAATTTGTCATAATTGAAAATCTATGATCATAAGATCTTGTAATATCCCACgtccattttttataagggcatgtaaacctctctctagtattttggtattagagctagttGTGTATATAATACGGATAGAAACGTATAATTTAGATATCTCTAGCACCAAATACACAATTTCAATTGGATTTATTGTTGAACAGCCTCAATGGGTTTCCCATTATTCTCCAAAtcaatcttcttctccaaGAGCTCCCTTTTGCAGTCATAAAAGTAAACCATTAGAACAACTCACATCACAACATTCCCCACACCGTTCAAGCTCACAAACACCACATTCTCCCAA containing:
- the LOC111785557 gene encoding uncharacterized protein LOC111785557, with product MENHQILAKSKLGFSASFREAFKILFNHPNFISLVLISSFPLFASLLAHHILLHPTFIQLLKLLSEENPSDPSPRYIIRCRLDGSTACISQRSSDDNNFKATLSHKFLISTLISSALIFFLDLLSTISTVSISAAIYGGNSQMGFKQMLVEVRKRVAVRLRGSLATSLYALILASLTLLGLIALSTNMFLMPKSSFIFGTIFVFLLTKFIEWSAIWNMGIVISILDKNHGYIAIGVAAYLSRGRRKLGLSLMLVFFALKVALGLPCLYALWNQGSCGALGNVVSVSFKCVGDILMWIVLMVYFYDCKRQFLEKKIDLENNGKAIEATQQ